In Chryseobacterium sp. C-71, the genomic window AAAAGGAAAGAGTGAAATTAATTGACGATGTGGTGATCACGGGAACGATAAAACCTGTAAGCAAATCTAAAAGTCCGGTTGCTGTGGAAATTTACAGTCAGAAATTTTTTCAGAAAAATCCTACACCAAGTGTTTTTGAAGCGATTGCGATGGTCAACGGAGTTCAGCCACAGTTGAATTGTTCGGTTTGTAACACGGGAGATATTCATATCAATGGTTTGGAAGGTCCTTACACCATGATTTTGATTGACGGAATGCCGATTGTCAGCTCACTTTCCACCGTTTATGGTTTAAGTGGAATCCCAAACAGCATCATTGAAAGAATAGAAGTGGTAAAAGGCCCAGCTTCTTCATTGTATGGTTCTGAAGCTATGGGTGGAGTGATTAATATTATAACAAAAAATGCATTAACAGCCCCAAAATTAAGCGTTAATCTCATGACGACAAGCTGGGCAGAAAATAATGTAGATCTTTCAACAAAATTTAATGTGGGTAAAAATGCGGCGTCTTTATTGAGTTTAAATTATTTTAATTTTAATGAAAAAATAGATCAGAATAAAGATAATTTCACCGATGCTGCGCTTCAAAACAGAATTTCAGTTTTTAATAAATGGAATTTTAAACGAAAAGAAAACCGAATGGCAAGTTTTGCGCTACGATATTTATATGAAGATCGTTTCGGCGGAGAAATGCAGTGGAATAAATCACATCGTGGAAGTGACAAAGTCTACGGAGAAAGTATTTATACGAATAGGGTAGAAGCTTTCGGGATGTATCAGTTGCCGTTAAAAGAGCAGATTTTCACTCAGTTTTCTTACAATTATCACGACCAGAATTCATTTTACGGAAATACGCCTTACGAAGCTTTACAAAAAGTAGCTTTTGCACAAACGTACTGGGATAAAAAGCTTGGAAATCATGATTTGATTTTAGGTTTTACTTTCAAAAAAACATTTTACGACGACAATACTCCCGGAACGTTGGGTTCAGACGAAGTGACCAATCAGCCGATGAAGTCACCGATTTTTGGAGCCTTTATTCAGGATCAGTGGGAGATAAATGAAAAAAATACAGTGTTGCTGGGTTACCGATTTGATTATGATAAAGTTCATCACAGTGTACATTCTCCTCGTTTTGCGTGGAAATTTTCTCCGAATCCTTATCATACTTTCAGATTCAATTTCGGAACGGGTTTCAGGGTGGTGAATTTATTTACCGAAGATCATGCGGCTTTAACTGGTTCACGTGAAGTGGTGATTCAATCTAATTTAAAGCCTGAAAAATCGATCAATGGAAATTTAAATTATGTCTGGAAAATTCCTGTAGGAGATAAATTAATTAATGTGGATGCCTCTGCATTTTACACGTATTTCAGCAATAAAATTGTTGGTGATTTTGATACTGATCCTCAGAAAATTATTTATGATAATTTAAATGGCTACGGAATTTCCCGTGGTGCTTCGATGAATGTTGATTTCAGTTTCAGTTTTCCGTTGAGTGTAAATTTTGGAGTTACGTATCTTGATGTTTATCAAAAATTTGATGGAGAAACCGGAAAATCCCGACAGCTTCATGCCCCGAAATGGAGCGGAACTTACAGTTTGACCTATAAATTTAAGAATAATCTTGCCATCGATTTTACCGGACAGTTTTATGGGCCGATGCGATTACCGGTTTTACCTAACGATTACCGACCTGAATATTCTCCGCTGTATTCTTTGGCGAATATTCAGGTTTCAAAGAGTTTTGATTCAGGTTTTGAAGTGTACTGCGGTGTGAAAAATTTATTCAATTTTACTCCTAAAGATCCGTTGATGCGACCTTTTGATCCTTTTGATAATAACGTAAATGACCCGATTAATAATCCGAATCACTACACATTCGACACAACATATGGTTATGCTCCGATGCAGAGAATAAGAGGTTTTTTGGGTGTGAAATATAATTTAAAATGAAAAAAATAAAGTTTTTTTTAATGTTACTTTTAGTGCCTTGTTTTTATCTATCACAGATAAAGACAGGCACTTTTTCAGATTTAAAAAAAATAGAGAAAGAAAATAAGAAGCCAATCATTATTCATTTGTATACCGATTGGTGCTCAATTTGTAAAATAGAATCATTTAAGTTAAGCAAGGATAAGGACTTGGTTAAAATGATGAACGAAAATTTTCATTTTGTCAATTTTGAAGCGGAAAAAACAAAAGAAAAAATCAATTTTCAAGGAAAAGAATTTAATTATTTACCTAACGGAAATTCTGGAATTCATGAGCTTGCTTTGGCTTTATCTAAAAATAAAAGTCAGCCCGTTTATCCGTTGTGGATTATTTTAGATAAAAATCAGAAGTTGGTTTATTATCATGAAGGAGAATTTAGACCTGAGAAAATGAAGGAGAAATTGTTGGAATTTTCTAGTCTTTAATACGAAGTTTGAGATTCCTACGGAATGACAAACTTTATATTGACTTGAAAAACGGGAAATTTTATTTTAACAAAACAGCAACAATCGCCAAAATCGCTGGCAGAGCCTGAACAAAAAATATTTTCTTCGTTGCGGAAATGGCACCGTAAATTCCTGCAACCGTTACACAGCTCAAGAAAAATAAAGCGATATTAGTCTGCCATTTTTCATCTTCAATAAAGAAAGTCCAGATTAATCCGGCGGCAAGAAAACCATTATATAATCCTTGATTGGCTGCCAAACCTTTTGTCGGTTTGAACATTTCAGGTGGCAAAGCTGCTTTGAAAACTTCTTTTCCTTTGGTTTCCCAGGCGAACATTTCCATCCAGAGAATATATAAATGCTCCAAAGCCACAACAGCAATAAGAATTTTAGCAACAATTTCCATGATTCGATTTTTATCATTGTAAAACTAAAAAAATAAAGTTAAGTTTGAGTATTCAATTTCAAAAATGGAAACTTTTAAGGCGCATTTAGATAAATTTATTACTGTAAGTGAAGAAGAATTTACTTCAATATTTTCTTTCTTTCAGGTTTTGGAGGTGAAGAAAAAAGAGAATTTAATGCAGGAAGGTGATCTTTGTAAATTTAAATATTTTGTTTTAAAAGGTTGTCTGAGAAAGTTTTTCATCAATGAAAAAGGCGTAGAGCAAACTACCGAATTTGCCATAGAAAACTGGTGGTTAGCAGACAATTTTGCATTTGAACAAAGAGAAAAATCTAAGTTTAATATTCAGGCAGTTGAGAAAGCGACGGTTATGATGATTGATTTTCAGTCTCAGGAGCTTTTGCTTGAAAAACACCCCATCATGGAACGTTATTTCAGAATGATTTATCAACGCGCTTATTCTGCTGCCGAAAAACGGATCCGTTATCTTTATGAAATGAATAAAGAAGAATATTACATTCATTTCAGTACGCTTTATCCTTGGTTTATCCAGAGAATTCCGCAATATTTACTGGCTTCATTTTTAGGTTTTACTCCGGAATATTTAAGTGAAATCAGAGCAAAATTACGTTCTTAAACCAGTTTAAGATTTTTGCGGTTTCTATGTCGCAACTTTGTCATGTAATAAAAAGCCAATAGCATGACAGACCAAAAAGTTTTATTTACACAATTATTTTTGAGATTCGCAATCGCAATTACGACGCTATCTGCAGTTGCTGATCGATTTGGTTTTTGCGGAGAAAATTCCGCTTGGGGAAACTGGGAGAATTTTGAAAAATACACAAAACAGTTAACTTTTTTTCTTCCAGAAATTCTAAGCATATTTTCAGCTTACACTGCTACTTTTTTAGAAATCATTTTTCCATTGATGTTGATTTTCGGTTTCAAAACTAAAATCGCAGCCTATGGAACGGGTTTTTTATTGCTGATTTTTGCCTTTTCGATGACAATTACTTTGGGAATTAAAGCTCCTTTAGACTATTCGGTTTGGGTAGGAAGTGCAGCGGCTTTTTTATTGGCAACACAAGAAGAATATTTTTTTTCAATAGATACATTAACTAAAAAATCATAACATTATGAGCGCAAGATTCAACATGGCAACGACGCACGCTGCCGCTTACAAAGCCGGAATTGGAATG contains:
- a CDS encoding TonB-dependent siderophore receptor; translated protein: MKRILFSAIFFSSFCFSQETDSLDLNKKSDSIKIPVKKERVKLIDDVVITGTIKPVSKSKSPVAVEIYSQKFFQKNPTPSVFEAIAMVNGVQPQLNCSVCNTGDIHINGLEGPYTMILIDGMPIVSSLSTVYGLSGIPNSIIERIEVVKGPASSLYGSEAMGGVINIITKNALTAPKLSVNLMTTSWAENNVDLSTKFNVGKNAASLLSLNYFNFNEKIDQNKDNFTDAALQNRISVFNKWNFKRKENRMASFALRYLYEDRFGGEMQWNKSHRGSDKVYGESIYTNRVEAFGMYQLPLKEQIFTQFSYNYHDQNSFYGNTPYEALQKVAFAQTYWDKKLGNHDLILGFTFKKTFYDDNTPGTLGSDEVTNQPMKSPIFGAFIQDQWEINEKNTVLLGYRFDYDKVHHSVHSPRFAWKFSPNPYHTFRFNFGTGFRVVNLFTEDHAALTGSREVVIQSNLKPEKSINGNLNYVWKIPVGDKLINVDASAFYTYFSNKIVGDFDTDPQKIIYDNLNGYGISRGASMNVDFSFSFPLSVNFGVTYLDVYQKFDGETGKSRQLHAPKWSGTYSLTYKFKNNLAIDFTGQFYGPMRLPVLPNDYRPEYSPLYSLANIQVSKSFDSGFEVYCGVKNLFNFTPKDPLMRPFDPFDNNVNDPINNPNHYTFDTTYGYAPMQRIRGFLGVKYNLK
- a CDS encoding thioredoxin fold domain-containing protein — translated: MKKIKFFLMLLLVPCFYLSQIKTGTFSDLKKIEKENKKPIIIHLYTDWCSICKIESFKLSKDKDLVKMMNENFHFVNFEAEKTKEKINFQGKEFNYLPNGNSGIHELALALSKNKSQPVYPLWIILDKNQKLVYYHEGEFRPEKMKEKLLEFSSL
- a CDS encoding DUF1304 domain-containing protein, with amino-acid sequence MEIVAKILIAVVALEHLYILWMEMFAWETKGKEVFKAALPPEMFKPTKGLAANQGLYNGFLAAGLIWTFFIEDEKWQTNIALFFLSCVTVAGIYGAISATKKIFFVQALPAILAIVAVLLK
- a CDS encoding Crp/Fnr family transcriptional regulator; the protein is METFKAHLDKFITVSEEEFTSIFSFFQVLEVKKKENLMQEGDLCKFKYFVLKGCLRKFFINEKGVEQTTEFAIENWWLADNFAFEQREKSKFNIQAVEKATVMMIDFQSQELLLEKHPIMERYFRMIYQRAYSAAEKRIRYLYEMNKEEYYIHFSTLYPWFIQRIPQYLLASFLGFTPEYLSEIRAKLRS
- a CDS encoding DoxX family membrane protein encodes the protein MTDQKVLFTQLFLRFAIAITTLSAVADRFGFCGENSAWGNWENFEKYTKQLTFFLPEILSIFSAYTATFLEIIFPLMLIFGFKTKIAAYGTGFLLLIFAFSMTITLGIKAPLDYSVWVGSAAAFLLATQEEYFFSIDTLTKKS